The proteins below are encoded in one region of Sulfolobus islandicus Y.N.15.51:
- a CDS encoding PIG-L deacetylase family protein has translation MQVLIVAPHPDDETLCCGGVVQIFKERGYKVSVVVVTDGRYGSPDEKLKGSMELVEIRRQEALRASKILGIDEITFLSFEDSKVIEKEVEKALVEFLHDKDVVLSPIPFDSHPDHAKIGKVMEKLYPKAYFYLIWGSMQANWREVRFDIRKYREVKIRAINEYKTQIGGLHLDRFTGDYEVFWMKV, from the coding sequence ATGCAAGTTTTGATCGTTGCACCCCATCCAGATGATGAGACTTTGTGTTGTGGTGGGGTTGTTCAGATTTTTAAAGAAAGGGGTTATAAGGTAAGTGTCGTTGTAGTAACTGACGGAAGATACGGTTCTCCAGACGAGAAATTAAAAGGAAGTATGGAGTTGGTTGAGATTAGGAGACAAGAGGCATTAAGGGCTAGTAAGATTTTAGGTATAGATGAGATTACATTCTTGAGTTTCGAGGACTCTAAGGTTATTGAAAAGGAAGTTGAAAAAGCGTTAGTAGAGTTTTTACATGATAAAGATGTAGTCCTTTCTCCGATACCCTTCGATAGTCATCCAGATCACGCTAAAATAGGTAAAGTGATGGAGAAGTTATATCCAAAGGCTTACTTTTACTTAATATGGGGTTCTATGCAAGCTAATTGGAGAGAGGTTAGGTTTGATATTAGAAAGTATAGAGAGGTCAAGATTAGGGCTATAAATGAATATAAAACTCAGATTGGTGGTCTTCATTTGGATAGATTCACTGGAGACTATGAGGTTTTTTGGATGAAGGTTTAG
- a CDS encoding glycosyltransferase family 4 protein — MNVLAVVDFGLNEKTGGYKRNLEIMKRLSRNINVDIIPSLRNVRLYSCRKDLITLLESLNSTPDYILELLEKSSGVEEFLNGLKTKRYDIAVVYSNSSENVRLARRITSAPIGVQLQLEPFYRDMTTLFKIKFRGITGRAVKKFKEAMEESKREEVKWKELIERGDLNFAISVSKVPLINSSLDKLLSYRVTNPGNAFDEDLLKFRRERDKEDYAVYFTRLMPEKGLFEIPLIWKKLRRDVKLYVIGQFVDERDKDDFLSLIKRLDVNVEYVGFKEKEELYNTVAKAMFTVYPSHYDSFSLVTLESLALGTPVFAYDTLALKEIYGNVKGVHLAREDDVKGLADLISNFKSEEVVPIPEEYSSWDKVAEAELEDIKAFAKR; from the coding sequence ATGAACGTTTTGGCGGTTGTTGACTTTGGACTTAACGAGAAGACAGGTGGATATAAGAGGAACCTTGAAATCATGAAGAGATTATCAAGGAATATTAACGTGGATATAATCCCCTCTTTACGAAACGTTAGGCTTTACTCATGTAGGAAAGATTTAATCACCCTACTAGAGAGCTTAAATTCCACTCCAGATTACATTCTTGAACTATTAGAAAAGAGTAGTGGCGTTGAGGAATTCTTGAATGGACTTAAAACGAAAAGATATGATATTGCAGTCGTTTATAGTAATTCCTCTGAAAACGTTAGGCTCGCTAGAAGAATAACTTCAGCACCTATAGGGGTTCAACTACAATTGGAACCATTTTATCGAGATATGACAACACTTTTCAAAATAAAATTTAGGGGAATAACTGGTAGAGCGGTTAAAAAGTTTAAGGAAGCAATGGAAGAATCAAAGAGGGAAGAAGTAAAGTGGAAGGAATTGATAGAGAGAGGTGACTTGAACTTCGCAATTTCTGTGAGCAAGGTTCCCTTAATAAATTCAAGTTTAGATAAGCTCTTAAGCTATAGGGTTACGAATCCTGGCAACGCCTTTGATGAGGATTTACTGAAGTTTAGGAGAGAAAGGGATAAGGAAGATTACGCTGTGTACTTTACAAGACTCATGCCGGAAAAGGGACTTTTTGAAATTCCATTGATATGGAAAAAATTAAGGAGAGACGTTAAGCTCTATGTTATTGGTCAATTCGTTGATGAGAGAGATAAGGATGATTTCCTTTCCTTAATTAAGAGACTTGACGTAAACGTTGAATATGTGGGCTTTAAGGAAAAAGAGGAACTTTACAATACTGTAGCAAAGGCTATGTTTACAGTTTACCCATCACATTACGACAGTTTCTCCCTTGTTACACTCGAGTCTTTAGCACTTGGAACTCCAGTATTTGCCTATGATACTTTAGCCCTGAAGGAAATATATGGAAACGTTAAAGGAGTTCATTTGGCAAGGGAGGATGACGTGAAGGGTTTGGCTGATTTAATATCAAATTTCAAGAGCGAAGAAGTAGTACCAATTCCAGAGGAATATTCCTCTTGGGATAAGGTTGCTGAAGCAGAATTGGAAGATATAAAAGCCTTTGCGAAGAGATAA
- a CDS encoding ADP-ribose-binding protein, producing MYKNPYGLEIHLIKGDITEMEADAIVNAANSYLQHGGGVAYAIVKKGGYVIQKESDEYVEKYGPVPVGEVAVTSAGKLKSKYVIHTVGPRYGIEGKDKLESAIFKSLLKADELSLTSIALPAISTGIYGYPYEICARVMANILKNYKAKSLRKVIVCLYSQDAYDIFKKVFDSILKS from the coding sequence ATGTACAAGAATCCATACGGCCTCGAGATTCATTTAATTAAAGGTGATATAACGGAAATGGAAGCTGATGCAATAGTCAATGCAGCTAATTCTTACCTTCAACATGGTGGAGGAGTAGCTTATGCAATAGTCAAAAAGGGAGGTTACGTAATTCAGAAAGAGAGTGACGAATACGTCGAAAAATATGGTCCGGTTCCAGTTGGAGAAGTTGCTGTAACTAGTGCGGGGAAGTTAAAATCTAAGTATGTTATTCATACAGTGGGCCCAAGATATGGAATTGAGGGAAAGGATAAGCTTGAATCCGCAATTTTCAAATCATTGTTAAAGGCTGATGAACTTTCGTTAACCTCAATAGCCTTACCTGCAATCTCAACTGGAATTTACGGCTATCCATATGAGATATGCGCTAGAGTTATGGCAAATATTCTAAAGAATTACAAAGCTAAGAGTTTAAGAAAAGTTATAGTCTGCCTTTACTCTCAAGATGCATATGACATTTTTAAGAAAGTTTTTGATTCAATTTTGAAAAGCTGA
- a CDS encoding AAA family ATPase — MLVIYFDFKPKETKEDLFDREEELKKLLSSKDESIILLTGIRRIGKTSLLKVFLNESKLPYALVDVRYPLTSYRSLYTIFSNVLSQLNKERRVAEVLKYVKGISLFGINISLSWDPKNRPSLLEIMDKVDESGKVIIAFDEAQNLRGKLANVFLSILAHCYDYCKNVTFILTGSEIGLLYDFLKIDDTSSPLYGRHVEEIRLKRFSNEKSLEFLREGFRQANISPNESVLEYAVSKLDGIVGWLTEFGYRCVKIGEVKREIVDEILEIASKLAMEELSHFSKDYVIVIEAIAKGHSRWSELKRYLEDKKKRVVYDAELKRYLDKLEKMGYVVKKESSEYDLADPVLKNALA; from the coding sequence GTGTTAGTAATCTACTTCGACTTTAAACCTAAAGAAACTAAGGAGGACTTATTCGATAGGGAAGAAGAACTCAAAAAGCTATTATCGTCCAAAGATGAGTCAATAATCCTACTCACTGGAATAAGAAGAATTGGAAAAACGTCACTTCTCAAAGTGTTTCTAAATGAGAGCAAGTTACCTTATGCATTAGTCGATGTTAGATATCCTTTAACGTCCTATAGATCACTTTACACAATATTTTCAAATGTACTATCTCAGCTAAATAAGGAGAGAAGGGTAGCTGAGGTCTTAAAATACGTAAAGGGAATTTCCCTCTTTGGTATAAATATATCGTTGTCATGGGATCCTAAGAATAGACCATCCCTTTTAGAAATAATGGATAAAGTTGACGAAAGCGGAAAAGTAATTATAGCCTTTGATGAGGCTCAGAATTTAAGGGGAAAGTTAGCTAACGTATTCCTCTCAATTTTAGCCCATTGTTATGACTACTGTAAAAACGTTACGTTTATTCTCACGGGAAGTGAGATTGGATTATTATATGACTTCTTGAAAATAGATGACACCTCATCGCCACTTTACGGTAGGCATGTTGAGGAGATTAGGTTAAAGAGGTTTAGTAACGAGAAATCGTTGGAGTTCTTGAGGGAGGGATTTAGACAAGCTAACATTTCACCTAATGAAAGCGTTTTGGAATATGCTGTAAGTAAACTTGACGGTATTGTTGGTTGGTTAACGGAATTTGGTTATAGGTGTGTAAAGATTGGAGAAGTAAAGAGGGAGATAGTTGATGAGATATTGGAAATAGCGAGTAAACTTGCAATGGAGGAATTGAGTCACTTCTCGAAGGATTACGTTATTGTTATAGAAGCAATTGCTAAGGGTCATAGTAGGTGGAGTGAGCTAAAGAGGTATTTAGAGGATAAGAAGAAAAGGGTAGTTTACGACGCTGAGTTGAAGAGGTATTTGGATAAGCTTGAGAAGATGGGTTATGTTGTAAAGAAGGAAAGTAGTGAATATGATTTAGCAGATCCCGTGTTAAAAAATGCATTAGCTTAA
- a CDS encoding ATP-binding cassette domain-containing protein, whose protein sequence is MSGGQRQRVVVARALLLKPKFIVADEPISMLDASTRGQILEFILNDKNQRVQLTYL, encoded by the coding sequence TTGTCTGGAGGTCAAAGACAAAGAGTTGTTGTAGCTAGAGCATTATTATTAAAGCCTAAGTTTATCGTAGCAGATGAGCCAATTTCAATGCTTGATGCATCAACTAGAGGCCAAATTTTGGAGTTTATATTGAACGATAAGAATCAAAGGGTACAGCTTACTTATTTATAA
- a CDS encoding oligopeptide/dipeptide ABC transporter ATP-binding protein: MYLGKLVEIGSPEEVISEPLHPYTQALLQAVPVPDPDVGVREPNIKGEIQSPLELPKGCVFYNRCPFAKDICKEKPPEIKRIKGDHYVACHLY; this comes from the coding sequence ATGTATTTAGGAAAATTAGTTGAGATTGGATCCCCTGAAGAAGTGATAAGTGAACCACTACATCCCTATACGCAAGCACTATTACAAGCTGTTCCTGTCCCAGATCCAGATGTTGGTGTAAGGGAGCCTAATATCAAGGGTGAAATTCAAAGTCCTCTTGAATTACCAAAGGGATGCGTATTCTATAATAGATGCCCGTTCGCAAAAGATATTTGCAAGGAAAAACCCCCAGAGATAAAGAGGATAAAGGGAGATCATTATGTCGCATGCCATCTGTACTAA